Proteins encoded by one window of Streptomyces uncialis:
- a CDS encoding M55 family metallopeptidase has protein sequence MKILISADMEGATGVTWPADVLPGTPEWQRCRSMFTSDVNAAALGFLDGGADSVLVNEAHWTMRNLLLEQLDERVEMITGRHKTLSMVEGVQHGDVDGIAFVGYHTGAGMEGVLAHTYLANSLTGVWLNGARASEGLLNATVVAEYGVPVVLVTGDDLTCEDALGYAPGAVKVAVKDHVSRYAATCRTPARTASAIRSAAKEATALAERHAPVSDGPFTVEMEFDAEHLVLACTVVPGVARTGERRAAYTSGTMYDGIRTFKAVTTIVSSAVEEQYG, from the coding sequence TTGAAGATCCTCATCAGCGCCGACATGGAGGGCGCCACCGGAGTGACCTGGCCCGCCGACGTGCTGCCCGGCACCCCCGAGTGGCAGCGCTGCCGCTCGATGTTCACCTCCGACGTGAACGCCGCCGCGCTCGGCTTCCTCGACGGCGGAGCCGACTCCGTCCTCGTCAACGAGGCCCACTGGACCATGCGCAACCTGCTCCTCGAACAGCTCGACGAACGCGTCGAGATGATCACGGGGCGGCACAAGACCCTGTCGATGGTCGAGGGCGTCCAGCACGGTGACGTCGACGGCATCGCCTTCGTGGGCTACCACACCGGAGCCGGGATGGAAGGCGTCCTCGCGCACACCTATCTCGCCAACTCCCTCACCGGCGTCTGGCTCAACGGCGCCCGCGCCAGCGAGGGACTGCTCAACGCGACGGTCGTCGCCGAGTACGGCGTGCCCGTCGTCCTCGTCACCGGGGACGACCTCACCTGCGAGGACGCCCTCGGCTACGCTCCCGGCGCGGTCAAGGTCGCCGTCAAGGACCATGTCTCGCGGTACGCGGCTACCTGCCGCACCCCCGCCCGCACCGCCTCCGCCATCCGGTCCGCGGCGAAGGAGGCGACGGCCCTCGCGGAGCGCCACGCCCCGGTGTCCGACGGCCCGTTCACGGTCGAGATGGAGTTCGACGCGGAACATCTCGTCCTGGCGTGCACCGTCGTGCCCGGGGTGGCCCGCACCGGTGAACGCCGTGCCGCCTACACCAGCGGCACCATGTACGACGGCATCCGCACCTTCAAGGCGGTCACCACGATCGTCTCGTCCG
- a CDS encoding esterase-like activity of phytase family protein gives MNPSLFRRACAAALALATTMTPAVAAQSGDTAARAPIGAKARLLGEATVPHKLAFRDTTVGGLSGIDRDPCTGEYVMVSDDRSNLQPARFYTARIKVDGTGVRSVDFTGTRPFRQPDGTVYPAPSAGDGKAVDPEEVRVDPLTCRYWWAQEGDRPSAAGAPLVQPSVQFANRSGAHRGRLALPSNYAFTTGERGPRRNKAVEAITFGAGSTVLTSAVEGPLLQDGPEPTLDTGALIRVTQQSRRGAVLGQFAYPLEKIFAESDPSSPWAPDTGVPAILAFPGDPGRYLVLERTWVAGSGYKIRVFDATTRGATDVRSVDSLAGRPVVPMRKKLVADFHDLGVSTIENTEGMTWGPNLPNGERTLLLVSDDNFSQEEVTRFVALAVR, from the coding sequence ATGAATCCTTCCTTATTCCGCCGCGCGTGCGCCGCCGCCCTCGCACTGGCCACGACGATGACCCCCGCGGTGGCGGCCCAGTCTGGCGACACGGCCGCCCGCGCCCCCATCGGCGCCAAGGCCCGGCTGCTGGGCGAGGCGACCGTCCCCCACAAACTCGCCTTCCGTGACACGACGGTCGGCGGACTGTCCGGCATCGACCGCGACCCGTGCACGGGCGAGTACGTCATGGTCAGCGACGACCGCTCGAACCTCCAGCCCGCGCGCTTCTACACCGCCCGGATCAAGGTGGACGGCACCGGTGTGCGCTCCGTCGACTTCACAGGCACCCGTCCGTTCCGTCAGCCGGACGGGACGGTCTACCCGGCGCCGAGCGCGGGCGACGGCAAGGCCGTGGACCCGGAGGAGGTGCGTGTCGACCCGCTGACCTGCCGCTACTGGTGGGCACAGGAGGGCGACCGGCCGAGTGCGGCGGGCGCCCCGCTGGTCCAGCCGTCGGTGCAGTTCGCCAACCGCTCCGGTGCCCACCGCGGCCGGTTGGCCCTGCCGTCCAACTACGCGTTCACCACGGGTGAGCGGGGCCCGCGGCGGAACAAGGCGGTGGAGGCGATCACGTTCGGCGCGGGAAGCACCGTGCTGACCAGCGCCGTCGAGGGTCCGCTGCTCCAGGACGGCCCGGAGCCCACCCTGGACACCGGCGCCCTGATCCGCGTCACCCAGCAGAGCCGACGGGGCGCGGTGCTGGGCCAGTTCGCCTATCCGCTGGAGAAGATCTTCGCCGAGTCCGACCCGTCGAGCCCGTGGGCCCCGGACACCGGCGTGCCCGCGATCCTCGCGTTCCCCGGGGACCCCGGCCGCTATCTCGTCCTCGAACGCACCTGGGTGGCGGGGTCGGGCTACAAGATCCGTGTCTTCGACGCCACCACGCGGGGCGCGACCGATGTGCGGAGCGTGGACTCCCTCGCCGGGCGGCCCGTCGTACCGATGCGCAAGAAGCTGGTCGCGGACTTCCATGACCTGGGCGTGTCCACCATCGAGAACACCGAGGGCATGACCTGGGGTCCGAACCTGCCGAACGGCGAACGCACCCTGCTCCTGGTCAGCGACGACAACTTCTCCCAGGAGGAGGTCACCCGGTTCGTCGCACTCGCCGTCCGATGA
- a CDS encoding NAD(P)-dependent oxidoreductase: protein MRITVFGAAGNAGSRIVNEALGRGHEVTAVVRDAARFAGLPALAGHRVGDAADPEDVRRLAAGQDVVITATRPPRGREHELASAARGLLAGLAGSGVRLLVVGGAGSLTVPGSGGRLLVDDPAYVPAGWRDIALGGVGQLDVFRAEEEVDWAYVSPPAVLEPGTRTGRYRLGRDELLVGADGTSMISMEDLAVALVDEAEAGRYRRERFTVVTG from the coding sequence ATGCGCATCACCGTCTTCGGGGCCGCGGGCAACGCGGGGAGCCGGATCGTCAACGAGGCGCTGGGCCGGGGGCACGAGGTCACCGCCGTGGTGCGGGACGCGGCGAGGTTCGCGGGACTGCCCGCCCTGGCCGGTCACCGGGTCGGGGACGCGGCCGACCCGGAGGACGTGCGGCGCCTCGCGGCGGGGCAGGACGTCGTGATCACCGCGACACGTCCGCCCCGGGGACGGGAACATGAACTCGCCTCGGCGGCCCGCGGGTTGCTCGCGGGACTCGCGGGCAGCGGGGTGCGGCTGCTCGTCGTCGGCGGGGCGGGCAGTCTGACCGTGCCGGGCTCCGGCGGCAGGCTGCTGGTGGACGACCCGGCCTATGTCCCCGCCGGGTGGCGTGACATCGCGCTCGGCGGCGTCGGGCAGCTGGACGTCTTCCGGGCGGAGGAGGAGGTCGACTGGGCGTATGTGAGTCCGCCCGCGGTCCTGGAGCCCGGGACACGGACCGGGCGGTACCGGCTCGGCCGGGACGAGTTGCTCGTCGGGGCCGACGGGACGTCGATGATCTCCATGGAGGATCTCGCGGTGGCGCTGGTCGACGAGGCCGAGGCGGGGAGGTACCGGCGGGAGAGGTTCACGGTGGTCACGGGGTGA
- a CDS encoding MarR family winged helix-turn-helix transcriptional regulator, giving the protein MGDNVDRVLEQWRTEKPGLDASPMGVVGRVQRAARLLERELADYFATHGLQLWEFDILATLLRSGSPYRLTAGALSAASMITSGAMTNRLNRLVARELVTRETDPDNRRSLLITLTEEGHRTVEAALEGHVANEARLLTGLSGPDQGRLADLLRELLTGLGDVPR; this is encoded by the coding sequence ATGGGCGACAACGTGGACCGGGTACTGGAGCAGTGGCGGACCGAGAAGCCCGGCCTCGACGCCTCACCGATGGGCGTCGTGGGGCGCGTCCAACGCGCGGCCCGGCTGCTCGAACGCGAGCTGGCCGACTACTTCGCCACGCACGGGCTGCAACTGTGGGAGTTCGACATCCTGGCGACCCTGCTGCGCTCGGGGTCCCCGTACCGCCTCACCGCGGGTGCGCTCAGCGCGGCGTCGATGATCACGTCGGGGGCGATGACCAACCGTCTCAACCGGCTGGTCGCCAGGGAGCTGGTCACCCGGGAGACCGACCCGGACAACCGCCGGAGTCTGCTGATCACCCTCACCGAGGAGGGCCATCGGACCGTCGAGGCCGCCCTGGAAGGGCATGTCGCCAACGAGGCCCGGCTGCTCACCGGCCTCTCCGGACCTGACCAGGGGCGGCTGGCGGATCTGCTGCGGGAGCTGCTGACCGGCCTCGGGGACGTACCCCGCTGA
- a CDS encoding SRPBCC family protein → MAQVEATTERIIAANPDDVFDALADYSGTRAKLLPEHFSEYEVREGGDGEGTLVHWRLQATSKRVRDCLLEVTEPNSGELSNGELVEKDRNSSMVTTWRVRPDEEGKARVTVTSTWQGATGIGGFFERTFAPKGLARIYDLVLDRLATEMENKA, encoded by the coding sequence ATGGCGCAGGTCGAGGCCACCACGGAGCGGATCATCGCGGCGAACCCCGACGACGTCTTCGACGCGCTGGCGGATTACTCCGGCACCCGCGCGAAGCTGCTGCCCGAGCACTTCAGCGAGTACGAGGTGCGCGAGGGCGGCGACGGCGAGGGCACGCTCGTCCACTGGCGGCTCCAGGCCACCAGCAAGCGGGTCCGTGACTGTCTGCTGGAGGTCACCGAGCCCAACAGCGGGGAGCTGAGCAACGGCGAACTCGTCGAGAAGGACCGCAACTCCTCCATGGTCACCACCTGGCGGGTCAGGCCCGACGAGGAGGGCAAGGCCAGGGTCACCGTCACCTCCACCTGGCAGGGCGCGACGGGTATCGGCGGCTTCTTCGAGCGGACCTTCGCTCCCAAGGGCCTCGCCCGGATCTACGACCTGGTGCTCGACCGGCTCGCCACGGAGATGGAGAACAAGGCGTAG
- a CDS encoding Rv2578c family radical SAM protein, with translation MRWENLTTGPGDRPDPAPALFDADSVTTRTFDSPEFRGVTFHEIHARSILNRVPGASRLPFEWTVNPYRGCTHACVYCFARKSHSYLDLDTGLGFDSQIVVKVNAPELLRRQLGSRRWQGEHVAMGTNVDCYQRAEGRYRLMPGILAALRDHANPFSILTKGTLILRDLDLLRQAAEVTRVGVSVSVGFTDPALWRTLEPGTPAPHRRLDVVRALGSHGIGCGVLMAPVVPFLGDRPEQLRETVRAVAEAGATSVTPLVLHLRPGAREWFMAWLAHHHPGLVGRYERLYAEGSYAPKWYQRRITRQVHELAEEFGIGPSGAGTGHRAGPPPGPAARPEPGPTQLTLL, from the coding sequence ATGCGCTGGGAGAACCTCACCACCGGGCCCGGTGACCGACCGGATCCCGCCCCCGCCCTGTTCGACGCGGACTCGGTCACCACCAGGACGTTCGACTCCCCGGAGTTCCGCGGGGTCACCTTCCACGAGATACACGCCCGGTCGATCCTGAACCGGGTGCCGGGTGCCTCCCGGCTGCCGTTCGAGTGGACGGTGAACCCGTACCGCGGGTGCACCCACGCCTGCGTCTACTGTTTCGCCCGCAAGTCGCACAGCTATCTGGACCTCGACACCGGTCTCGGCTTCGACAGCCAGATCGTCGTGAAGGTGAACGCGCCGGAGCTGCTGCGGCGCCAGCTCGGCTCGCGCCGCTGGCAGGGCGAGCATGTGGCGATGGGCACCAATGTGGATTGCTATCAGCGCGCCGAGGGCCGGTACAGGTTGATGCCGGGCATCCTCGCGGCGCTGCGCGACCACGCGAACCCCTTCTCGATCCTCACCAAGGGCACCCTGATCCTGCGCGACCTCGATCTGCTGCGCCAGGCCGCCGAGGTGACCCGGGTCGGCGTCTCGGTGTCCGTCGGCTTCACCGACCCCGCCCTGTGGCGGACCCTGGAACCGGGCACACCCGCCCCGCACCGGCGGCTGGACGTGGTCCGCGCCCTCGGCTCGCACGGCATCGGCTGCGGGGTGCTGATGGCCCCGGTGGTGCCCTTCCTCGGAGACCGCCCCGAGCAACTGCGGGAGACGGTCCGGGCAGTCGCCGAGGCCGGGGCGACCTCCGTGACCCCGCTGGTACTGCATCTGCGGCCGGGCGCGCGCGAGTGGTTCATGGCCTGGCTCGCCCATCACCACCCGGGGCTGGTGGGACGCTACGAACGGCTCTACGCGGAGGGCTCGTACGCCCCGAAGTGGTACCAGCGGCGGATCACCCGCCAGGTCCATGAACTGGCCGAGGAGTTCGGCATCGGCCCGAGCGGCGCGGGCACCGGTCACCGTGCCGGGCCGCCGCCCGGGCCCGCCGCCCGACCGGAACCCGGCCCGACCCAGCTCACCCTGCTCTGA
- a CDS encoding alpha/beta hydrolase, translating to MKKRAAALCGAAAAVAGMITAVPRPATADAVPVDTARPAAAPVWKLCATEARPTLQCASLKVPLDHDRPDGRRITLALNRVPHTARISQGPLLVNPGGPGGSGLGLARFVAGALPKEVAAQYDVIGFDPRGVGRSTPALDCLPGHADPVRPPSVPTTDAIERDNTERARDFARACGEKYADVLPYIDTVSTVRDMDAIRAALGARQINFLGYSYGTYLGAVYGKLYPHRVRRMVLDSVVDPNGVWYESNLRQDHAFHSRHQAFLAWVARHDEAYGLGTDPARVEERWYAMRAAVTRDPAGGTVGGAELEDTFLPGAYADGYWPHLAEAFAAYATERDEQALVSAYETFGASDDGNGYSVYTAVQCRDSWWPRDLDDWRADNRRVHAKAPFSTWNNAWFNAPCAFWPTAPLTPPNVSNGKLPPVLLFQATEDAATPYEGAVATRDKLRGSRLVVERGGGNHGVTLSGNDCLDRYLTDYLATGQVPSGTGPGPDAVCDRLPEPRPFPRGRVATGRSVSPHGTLAFGG from the coding sequence ATGAAGAAACGCGCAGCGGCGCTGTGCGGTGCCGCCGCGGCGGTGGCCGGGATGATCACGGCCGTGCCGCGGCCCGCGACCGCCGACGCCGTACCCGTGGACACCGCGCGCCCGGCGGCGGCGCCGGTGTGGAAGCTGTGCGCCACCGAGGCCCGGCCGACCCTCCAGTGCGCCTCGCTCAAGGTGCCGCTGGACCACGACCGCCCCGACGGCAGACGGATCACCCTCGCCCTGAACCGCGTCCCGCACACCGCCCGGATCTCCCAGGGACCGCTCCTGGTGAATCCGGGCGGCCCCGGCGGCAGCGGTCTCGGGCTCGCCCGGTTCGTCGCGGGGGCGCTGCCGAAGGAGGTGGCCGCGCAGTACGACGTGATCGGCTTCGATCCGCGCGGGGTCGGCCGGAGCACCCCCGCGCTGGACTGTCTGCCGGGCCACGCCGACCCGGTGCGCCCGCCCAGCGTGCCCACCACCGACGCGATCGAGCGGGACAACACCGAGCGGGCGCGCGACTTCGCACGGGCCTGCGGTGAGAAGTACGCGGACGTGCTCCCGTACATCGACACCGTGAGCACGGTCCGGGACATGGACGCGATCCGCGCCGCGCTCGGCGCCCGGCAGATCAATTTCCTCGGCTACTCGTACGGCACCTACCTCGGCGCGGTGTACGGCAAGCTGTATCCGCACCGGGTGCGCCGGATGGTCCTCGACTCGGTCGTCGACCCGAACGGCGTCTGGTACGAGTCCAATCTGCGCCAGGACCACGCCTTCCACTCCCGGCACCAGGCGTTCCTGGCCTGGGTCGCACGTCATGACGAGGCGTACGGCCTCGGCACCGACCCCGCCCGGGTCGAGGAGCGGTGGTACGCGATGCGCGCGGCCGTGACCCGGGACCCGGCGGGCGGCACGGTCGGCGGGGCGGAGCTGGAGGACACATTCCTGCCCGGCGCCTACGCCGACGGCTACTGGCCGCATCTGGCCGAGGCGTTCGCCGCGTACGCCACCGAGCGGGACGAGCAGGCGCTGGTCAGCGCGTACGAGACGTTCGGCGCCTCCGACGACGGCAACGGCTACAGCGTCTACACGGCGGTGCAGTGCCGGGACTCCTGGTGGCCGCGCGATCTGGACGACTGGCGAGCCGACAACCGGCGCGTCCACGCGAAGGCACCGTTCTCCACCTGGAACAACGCCTGGTTCAACGCCCCCTGCGCGTTCTGGCCCACCGCGCCGCTGACCCCGCCCAATGTCTCGAACGGCAAGCTGCCGCCGGTGCTGCTGTTCCAGGCGACGGAGGACGCCGCGACCCCCTACGAGGGCGCGGTGGCCACCCGGGACAAGCTGCGCGGCTCCCGGCTGGTGGTGGAGCGGGGCGGCGGGAACCACGGGGTGACGCTGAGCGGGAACGACTGTCTCGACCGGTATCTGACCGACTATCTCGCGACGGGCCAGGTGCCGAGCGGTACGGGTCCAGGTCCCGACGCGGTGTGCGACCGGCTCCCCGAGCCCCGGCCGTTCCCCCGCGGCCGGGTCGCCACCGGCCGGAGCGTGTCCCCGCACGGCACGCTCGCCTTCGGCGGCTGA
- a CDS encoding RidA family protein, which yields MSSHLTHVPAPDGVFPATAYTHVVLGTGRFVAISGQLALDEDGKLVGAGDPAAQARQVFTNLGRCLAAAGAGFDDVVKLTYFVTDIRNLAAVREVRGDFLDPARLPASSAVQVGALVGPEFLMEIEAYAIVPEDGR from the coding sequence ATGAGCAGCCATCTCACCCATGTTCCCGCGCCCGACGGGGTCTTCCCCGCCACCGCCTACACCCATGTGGTCCTCGGCACCGGCCGCTTCGTCGCGATCTCCGGGCAGCTCGCCCTGGACGAGGACGGGAAGCTCGTCGGCGCCGGTGACCCGGCGGCCCAGGCCCGGCAAGTCTTCACCAACCTCGGCCGCTGTCTCGCGGCTGCGGGCGCGGGCTTCGACGACGTGGTCAAGCTGACGTACTTCGTCACGGACATCAGGAATCTGGCCGCCGTACGGGAGGTACGCGGCGACTTCCTCGACCCGGCCCGGCTGCCCGCGAGTTCGGCCGTCCAGGTCGGCGCGCTGGTGGGTCCGGAGTTCCTGATGGAGATCGAGGCGTACGCGATCGTTCCGGAGGACGGCCGCTGA
- a CDS encoding HEAT repeat domain-containing protein — protein MDEQLRTVTDRLRKESGASDEFQRIADTRDPEALADVLTAAGHPLWARELAAFRLGTAGDRRAFEALVLLLNHRDPARGAAAATALARLADPRTARAAAALATNELRAAYALHPVRLLVELRAPESVPALITALERRLTTHDPYHRLALACVEGLGELGDPRARPVLRAAGAHPGLAEAAGRALSRLA, from the coding sequence ATGGACGAACAGTTGCGCACCGTGACGGACCGCTTACGGAAGGAGTCCGGCGCGTCCGACGAGTTCCAGCGGATCGCGGACACCCGGGACCCGGAGGCGCTCGCCGACGTACTGACCGCCGCGGGCCACCCGCTCTGGGCCCGTGAACTGGCCGCCTTCCGGCTCGGCACCGCGGGGGACCGCCGCGCCTTCGAGGCCCTGGTGCTGCTCCTCAACCACCGTGACCCGGCCCGCGGCGCCGCCGCCGCGACCGCGCTGGCCCGGCTCGCCGACCCCCGCACGGCCCGCGCCGCCGCCGCGCTCGCCACCAACGAGCTGCGCGCCGCGTACGCGCTCCACCCCGTACGCCTGCTGGTCGAGTTGCGCGCCCCCGAGTCCGTGCCCGCGCTGATCACCGCGCTGGAACGCCGTCTGACCACCCACGATCCGTATCACCGGCTCGCCCTGGCCTGCGTGGAGGGGCTGGGCGAGCTGGGCGACCCCCGGGCCCGCCCGGTGCTGCGGGCGGCCGGTGCCCACCCGGGGCTGGCGGAAGCGGCAGGGCGCGCGCTCTCCCGGCTGGCGTAG